The following coding sequences lie in one Haladaptatus sp. DJG-WS-42 genomic window:
- a CDS encoding twin-arginine translocation signal domain-containing protein, translating into MNRRTFLRASALTGAASLAGCTGLFESQSVREPPLADFRPNAVYLPTHAEGMEMAGMGKGGDYQFGLMYSYPHRFWNMNERATQKTSVTAEDTVHLMAVVWDPETGTVLPETGLSVELDGEEEVIYPMLSQQMGFHYGDNMPLGEDGTYTATVSVGGMNIRRTGAFAEKFGDPASTDIEFEFSQETLEALPYRLLEDEAGNKGALEPMQMGMMPSATAPAKDALPGAFIGEATSGDALFYATLLSGGDVPAGIDAESYLALSARTPYNQMVLPSMGLSGSLASGGEIVSELTFVRTLDPDLNYHYGAALDGAASWDELSITVDIVPQVARHEGYETAFLDMEPMTIQRSS; encoded by the coding sequence ATGAATCGGCGCACGTTTCTTCGAGCCAGTGCCCTCACCGGCGCAGCCTCGCTCGCTGGCTGTACCGGGTTGTTCGAGAGTCAATCAGTTCGCGAACCACCGCTCGCAGACTTCCGACCAAACGCCGTCTACCTCCCGACTCACGCAGAGGGGATGGAGATGGCAGGCATGGGAAAGGGCGGAGACTACCAGTTCGGGCTGATGTACAGCTACCCACACCGATTCTGGAACATGAACGAGCGTGCAACCCAGAAGACGAGCGTCACCGCAGAAGACACCGTCCACCTGATGGCAGTCGTCTGGGACCCAGAAACGGGCACCGTCCTCCCCGAAACCGGCCTGTCGGTCGAACTCGACGGCGAGGAAGAAGTCATCTATCCGATGCTCTCTCAGCAGATGGGCTTTCACTACGGCGACAACATGCCGCTCGGCGAAGACGGCACCTACACCGCAACCGTCTCAGTCGGCGGCATGAACATCCGACGCACCGGCGCGTTCGCAGAGAAATTCGGCGACCCAGCCTCCACTGACATCGAATTCGAGTTCAGTCAAGAAACCCTCGAAGCCCTCCCGTATCGCCTGCTCGAAGACGAAGCCGGGAACAAAGGTGCGCTTGAACCCATGCAGATGGGAATGATGCCAAGCGCCACCGCGCCAGCGAAAGACGCCTTACCCGGTGCGTTCATCGGCGAGGCCACGAGCGGCGATGCGCTGTTCTACGCGACGCTCCTCTCCGGTGGCGACGTGCCAGCCGGTATTGACGCCGAGAGCTATCTCGCGCTCTCTGCACGTACGCCGTACAACCAGATGGTGCTCCCGTCGATGGGGCTCTCCGGGTCGCTCGCAAGTGGTGGTGAAATCGTCTCCGAACTCACCTTCGTCCGTACCTTAGACCCCGACCTGAACTACCACTACGGCGCGGCACTCGACGGAGCTGCGTCGTGGGACGAACTCAGTATCACAGTGGACATCGTCCCACAGGTCGCTCGCCACGAGGGCTACGAAACCGCCTTCCTCGACATGGAACCGATGACGATTCAGCGCTCGTCGTAA
- a CDS encoding FG-GAP-like repeat-containing protein translates to MRPRTALALALLVVTLGSLAALGATNVLNPSGTLTEQWVSDTGRSVQSNHHAPAAGRIHGQPWVYAPVSGPTDPEGCALVALSGSTGETRWTHQIPEDGCEIHSVADPALADYDGDGTREVIAATTEQAVIAFDPLTGEEELRYELSSYGYTQPVVADVTGDGTAEIVVVDIKGTVAVIRPDGTALWTDNLSTYVWGQPAVSDFDGDGQAEVALSLSSGEIRLYEADGTEQWTISPFDGSITWMTAGQADDDAQHEIVVATVGGDVGMVDGAAGAVQWEHNFGQLAAVHAFGDGDGDGDTEVYATAKDGNLRSIDAATGDIEWETTLTTESVQMMPPPKLGDVDGDGEDELVAVSNDGIVSVVDPKTGAVLATSQRDVQIFTHPALADTDGDGAAEIYVMYGDGRVFAYTYDER, encoded by the coding sequence ATGCGACCCCGGACGGCCCTCGCCCTCGCCCTCCTCGTGGTGACCCTCGGGAGCCTCGCCGCCCTCGGCGCGACGAACGTCTTGAATCCGAGTGGCACGCTCACCGAGCAGTGGGTCTCTGACACCGGGCGCTCCGTCCAATCGAACCACCACGCGCCCGCCGCGGGACGAATCCACGGCCAACCGTGGGTGTACGCGCCGGTGAGCGGCCCCACCGACCCGGAGGGGTGTGCGCTTGTCGCCCTCTCTGGGAGCACGGGAGAGACGCGGTGGACACATCAGATTCCCGAAGACGGCTGTGAGATTCACTCGGTTGCAGACCCCGCGCTCGCTGATTACGACGGCGATGGCACTCGCGAGGTCATCGCAGCGACCACCGAGCAGGCCGTTATCGCGTTCGACCCGCTCACGGGCGAAGAGGAACTGCGCTACGAACTCAGTTCGTATGGCTACACGCAACCAGTCGTCGCAGACGTGACCGGCGACGGAACGGCAGAAATCGTCGTCGTTGACATCAAAGGGACGGTCGCCGTGATTCGCCCCGACGGCACCGCCCTGTGGACAGACAACCTCTCGACGTACGTGTGGGGCCAGCCTGCCGTCTCTGACTTCGACGGCGACGGGCAAGCCGAAGTCGCGCTCAGCTTGTCGAGCGGCGAAATTCGGCTATACGAAGCAGACGGCACCGAACAGTGGACGATTTCGCCATTCGACGGCTCCATCACGTGGATGACCGCCGGGCAGGCAGACGACGACGCCCAACACGAAATCGTCGTGGCGACGGTCGGGGGTGATGTGGGCATGGTCGATGGCGCAGCCGGCGCGGTGCAGTGGGAACACAACTTCGGTCAACTCGCGGCGGTACACGCCTTCGGTGACGGTGATGGCGACGGCGACACAGAGGTGTACGCGACGGCCAAAGACGGCAACCTGCGGAGCATCGACGCCGCTACCGGCGACATCGAGTGGGAGACAACGCTCACCACCGAGTCGGTACAGATGATGCCGCCGCCGAAACTCGGCGACGTGGACGGCGACGGCGAGGACGAACTCGTCGCAGTGTCGAACGACGGCATCGTTTCGGTCGTCGACCCGAAAACCGGCGCCGTGCTTGCGACCAGCCAGCGCGACGTCCAAATTTTCACGCACCCGGCGCTCGCGGACACGGACGGTGACGGGGCGGCAGAAATCTACGTGATGTACGGCGACGGCCGGGTATTTGCCTACACTTACGACGAGCGCTGA
- a CDS encoding ribonuclease H-like domain-containing protein — MRIENSFIPVTGVGAGTERKLWQSGITHWDEFDRAAVSERKADKIEQFIDEGYDRLAAGDARHFDAIFPSGEQWRIYENFASDVCFFDIETTGLSHTNSVVTTVSFHQDGETTTLIRDDNLTVDALDNIFSEAKIVASFNGKRFDVPFLEGSFDIDIDHPHIDLMYTCKKLGLSGGLKQIEKDIGIDRDEPDITGRDAVRLWREHERGKDGSLDTLIKYNRADTVNLETLMQTVTSQLHKDVFEAGCNGQ, encoded by the coding sequence ATGCGTATCGAGAATAGTTTTATTCCCGTCACCGGGGTTGGCGCTGGCACCGAGCGCAAGCTCTGGCAGTCGGGCATCACCCACTGGGACGAATTCGACCGCGCGGCGGTCAGTGAGCGGAAAGCAGACAAAATCGAGCAGTTCATCGACGAAGGGTACGACCGCCTGGCCGCTGGTGACGCCCGCCACTTCGACGCCATCTTTCCGTCTGGCGAGCAGTGGCGTATCTACGAGAACTTCGCGTCTGACGTGTGCTTTTTCGACATCGAGACGACCGGTCTGAGCCACACAAACTCCGTGGTGACGACCGTGAGCTTCCACCAAGACGGCGAGACGACGACGCTCATCCGCGATGACAACCTCACCGTCGACGCGCTCGACAACATCTTCTCCGAGGCGAAAATTGTCGCCTCGTTCAACGGCAAACGCTTCGACGTTCCTTTCCTCGAAGGGTCGTTCGACATCGACATCGACCACCCGCACATCGACCTGATGTACACCTGCAAAAAGCTCGGTCTCTCTGGGGGCCTGAAACAGATCGAGAAAGACATCGGCATCGACCGCGACGAACCGGACATCACGGGCCGGGACGCCGTCCGCCTCTGGCGCGAACACGAACGCGGGAAAGACGGGTCGCTCGACACGCTCATCAAGTACAATCGCGCGGACACAGTGAACCTTGAAACGCTGATGCAGACGGTGACGAGCCAACTGCACAAAGACGTGTTCGAAGCCGGTTGTAACGGACAGTAA
- a CDS encoding DUF420 domain-containing protein — translation MEVLTRDRVPALTGLLTVVSLALVFGAVLGAIPTAILPRAPEWVYEAIPHLNATISFVAILTIAQGWRWIRQGQVLKHRAAMLTALGLFAVFLTLYLYRISFVGTTSFMGPETIKLYLYYPFLAIHMLFAIVCIPLLYFVVLTALTRPIREIPQSSHKRVGKIAAALWLVSFSMGIGVYLLLYIIY, via the coding sequence ATGGAGGTTCTCACCAGAGACCGCGTCCCGGCGCTCACAGGGCTGCTTACGGTCGTCTCACTGGCGCTCGTCTTCGGAGCCGTGCTTGGAGCCATCCCGACGGCCATCCTTCCACGCGCGCCTGAATGGGTGTATGAGGCGATTCCACACCTCAACGCCACCATCAGCTTCGTTGCTATCCTGACCATCGCTCAGGGCTGGCGCTGGATTCGACAGGGACAGGTGCTGAAACACCGCGCCGCGATGCTCACCGCGCTTGGCCTGTTTGCGGTGTTCCTCACGCTCTATCTGTACCGCATCTCGTTCGTGGGGACGACGAGCTTCATGGGGCCAGAAACGATCAAGCTCTACCTCTACTACCCGTTTCTCGCCATCCACATGCTGTTCGCTATCGTTTGTATTCCGTTGCTCTACTTCGTCGTGCTCACCGCCCTCACCCGGCCGATTCGAGAGATTCCCCAGTCGAGTCACAAACGCGTTGGGAAGATTGCGGCGGCGCTGTGGCTCGTCTCCTTCTCGATGGGGATTGGTGTCTACCTGCTGCTCTACATCATCTACTGA
- the purF gene encoding amidophosphoribosyltransferase — MTEKCGVVGISLADRPAARPLYYSLYALQHRGQESAGIVTHDGFQQYSHVEMGLVGDAFTLKDLDSLHGQVGIGHVRYPTAGSVDSSCAQPFSVSFKSGSLGLAHNGNLVNADEIRAELEAHGHAFTSDGDTEVIAHDLARNLLDGDLVRAVKKTMNRIHGSYALTIMHDDTVMGVRDPQGNRPLVLGKLEDGYVLASESAAIDTLDGDLVRDVKPGELIVLAEDGSDFDSYQLVELDNTAHCFFEYVYFARPDSIIDGKLVYEVRRELGRKLWEESGIDTDVVMPVPDSGRAFASGYADAAGDGVEFAEGLMKNRYVGRTFIMPTQDERERAVRLKLNPIKSTIEGKTVTIIDDSIVRGTTSNQLVQLLKDAGAEEVHMRIGAPAIIAPCYMGINMATREELIASDKSVADIRDVINADSLSYLSIDAIADVLEAERLDLCLGCVTGEYPYDINGEETDRDVSRPVFGDD, encoded by the coding sequence TTGACCGAAAAGTGCGGTGTCGTCGGCATCTCGCTGGCTGACCGACCCGCCGCGCGACCGCTTTACTACTCGCTGTACGCCCTGCAACACCGTGGGCAGGAGTCAGCGGGCATCGTGACCCACGACGGCTTCCAACAGTACAGCCACGTCGAAATGGGGCTGGTTGGCGACGCTTTCACGCTCAAAGATTTAGACAGCCTCCACGGGCAGGTCGGTATCGGCCACGTCCGCTACCCCACAGCCGGGAGCGTCGATTCGAGTTGCGCCCAGCCATTCTCGGTTTCTTTTAAGAGTGGCTCGCTCGGGCTCGCACACAACGGCAACCTCGTGAACGCAGACGAGATTCGCGCCGAACTCGAAGCCCACGGCCACGCGTTCACCTCGGACGGCGACACGGAAGTCATCGCCCACGACCTTGCCCGCAACCTCTTAGACGGCGACCTCGTGCGCGCCGTCAAGAAGACGATGAACCGGATTCACGGCTCCTATGCCCTCACCATTATGCACGACGACACGGTGATGGGCGTCCGCGATCCACAGGGGAATCGCCCGCTCGTCCTTGGCAAACTCGAAGACGGCTACGTTCTCGCCTCAGAGAGTGCGGCCATCGACACCTTAGACGGCGACCTCGTCCGCGACGTGAAACCGGGCGAACTCATCGTGCTCGCAGAAGACGGCTCTGACTTCGACTCCTACCAACTCGTCGAACTCGACAATACGGCACATTGTTTCTTCGAATACGTCTATTTCGCCCGCCCGGACTCGATTATCGACGGCAAACTCGTCTACGAGGTGCGCCGCGAACTCGGACGCAAACTCTGGGAGGAAAGCGGCATCGACACGGACGTGGTGATGCCCGTACCCGACTCCGGTCGCGCATTTGCCTCTGGCTACGCGGACGCCGCAGGCGACGGCGTTGAGTTCGCAGAAGGACTCATGAAAAACCGTTACGTCGGGCGGACGTTCATCATGCCGACACAGGACGAGCGAGAGCGTGCGGTGCGCCTCAAACTGAACCCCATCAAATCCACTATCGAGGGGAAAACCGTCACCATCATCGACGACTCCATCGTTCGCGGAACCACGTCGAACCAGCTCGTCCAACTGCTCAAAGACGCAGGCGCAGAGGAAGTCCACATGCGCATCGGCGCACCCGCCATCATCGCGCCGTGTTACATGGGCATCAACATGGCTACCCGCGAGGAGCTGATTGCTTCTGATAAATCGGTCGCGGACATCCGTGATGTCATCAACGCAGACAGCCTCTCGTATCTCTCCATCGACGCGATTGCAGACGTATTAGAAGCCGAACGCCTCGACCTCTGTCTCGGCTGTGTCACGGGCGAATACCCCTACGACATCAACGGCGAGGAGACGGACAGAGACGTGTCGCGGCCGGTGTTCGGCGACGACTAA
- a CDS encoding 50S ribosomal protein L37e, with protein sequence MTGAGTPSQGKKNKTTHVKCRRCGNKSYHSRKKVCASCGFGKTAKRREYAWQSKAGE encoded by the coding sequence ATGACTGGTGCAGGTACTCCAAGCCAGGGTAAGAAGAACAAGACGACCCACGTGAAGTGTCGTCGCTGCGGGAACAAGTCCTATCACAGCAGAAAGAAGGTCTGTGCGTCCTGTGGCTTCGGGAAAACGGCCAAACGCCGTGAGTACGCCTGGCAGTCGAAAGCCGGCGAATAG
- a CDS encoding LSM domain-containing protein, with the protein MSGRPLDVLEASLGEEVTVRLKDGEVFTGELAGYDQHMNLVVESDEDTTIIRGDNVVTITP; encoded by the coding sequence ATGAGTGGACGACCGCTCGACGTCCTTGAGGCGTCGTTAGGGGAGGAAGTCACCGTTCGCCTGAAAGATGGTGAGGTGTTCACCGGCGAGCTCGCCGGCTACGACCAGCATATGAATCTCGTGGTTGAGTCGGATGAAGACACAACCATTATACGCGGCGATAACGTCGTCACGATTACTCCATGA
- a CDS encoding M20/M25/M40 family metallo-hydrolase, producing the protein MNESQRAFLDSLLEAPSPSGFELPAQRVWVDYVSQFADDVHTDAYGNAIAVYDGGDPELAFTGHADEIGFIVRTIDDNGFLRLDKIGGADKTVSRGQHVTVHTADGPVSGVVGQAAIHLRDGDDEKVSEITEQHVDIGAGDKDEAEELVEIGDAVTFSSTVNDLHGTRLSARGMDNRIGIWAAAEGLRQATEAEVDATVYAVSTVMEEIGLQGAKMIAHDLNPDVAIAVDVTHATDSPDAPANKGGDISLGEGPVIARGSANHPRVVALARQAAGAASIDVQLQAAGSFTGTDADAFFTTRGGIPSLNIGLPNRYMHTPVEVIDTNDLMAVSDLLGEIAAQAAEFGTFSVSL; encoded by the coding sequence ATGAACGAGTCCCAGCGAGCGTTTCTCGATTCGCTCCTCGAAGCGCCAAGTCCGTCCGGGTTTGAACTTCCTGCTCAGCGCGTCTGGGTGGATTACGTCTCGCAGTTCGCAGACGACGTTCACACCGACGCCTACGGCAACGCAATCGCCGTCTACGACGGCGGCGACCCAGAACTGGCCTTCACCGGCCACGCAGACGAGATTGGCTTCATCGTCCGCACCATCGACGACAACGGCTTTCTCCGACTCGATAAAATCGGCGGGGCGGACAAAACCGTCTCACGGGGCCAACACGTCACGGTACACACCGCAGACGGCCCGGTCTCTGGCGTCGTCGGGCAGGCGGCGATTCACCTGCGCGACGGGGACGACGAGAAGGTCTCAGAGATTACCGAACAACACGTCGATATCGGTGCAGGCGACAAGGACGAAGCCGAGGAACTCGTCGAAATTGGGGACGCTGTGACGTTCTCCTCGACCGTCAACGACCTCCACGGAACGCGGCTCTCGGCGCGCGGGATGGACAACCGAATCGGTATCTGGGCGGCCGCAGAAGGCCTCCGGCAAGCGACAGAAGCCGAGGTTGACGCGACCGTCTACGCCGTGAGTACGGTGATGGAAGAGATCGGCTTACAGGGTGCGAAGATGATTGCCCACGACTTGAACCCGGACGTGGCCATTGCGGTGGACGTGACCCACGCGACCGACAGCCCTGATGCGCCCGCGAACAAGGGCGGGGACATTTCGCTCGGTGAGGGGCCGGTCATCGCTCGTGGCTCTGCGAATCATCCGCGCGTCGTTGCGCTCGCTCGACAGGCCGCAGGCGCTGCATCAATCGACGTACAGTTGCAGGCGGCTGGGTCGTTCACCGGAACCGACGCAGACGCTTTCTTCACGACGCGTGGCGGCATTCCGTCGCTCAACATCGGGCTGCCGAATCGCTATATGCACACGCCAGTCGAGGTCATCGATACCAACGATCTCATGGCCGTTTCCGACCTGTTGGGAGAGATTGCAGCGCAGGCCGCCGAGTTTGGTACGTTCTCGGTGTCGCTCTGA
- a CDS encoding zinc-dependent metalloprotease, with product MNFFRSVKAVTSATGDGPIDWQAVAEATKAATDPGDLALADREQEGYANDVRDARNRVREVSGIDFDVPRTVEIQHRHHWVDANITTFERVMAPLENQQLSVIPGVARVVNTGTMAFALSFLANNVLGQYDPLLLAEESKEQLEHGLYFVHPNIVRVADMLDAPFPRFRRWIAFHEVAHAAEFGAAPWLSDHLEAQMRAGIDDLSSGTINREAFTELNTAMTAVEGYAELIMDHAFDDEYEDLRRKLDERRKGGGPVAQLVRRMLGMGMKRRQYELGKEFFEMVAAVRDIETAALVWEQPANLPTKDELENPARWIARVA from the coding sequence GTGAACTTCTTTCGTAGCGTCAAAGCGGTCACCAGTGCGACCGGCGACGGCCCCATCGACTGGCAAGCCGTCGCGGAAGCCACGAAAGCCGCGACTGACCCCGGCGATCTGGCGTTAGCCGACCGAGAGCAGGAAGGCTACGCAAACGACGTCCGCGACGCCCGTAATCGGGTACGAGAAGTGTCCGGCATCGACTTCGACGTGCCGCGCACCGTCGAAATCCAGCACCGCCACCACTGGGTGGACGCCAATATCACCACCTTTGAGCGCGTGATGGCCCCACTCGAAAACCAACAACTTTCGGTGATTCCCGGCGTCGCCCGTGTCGTGAACACGGGGACGATGGCGTTCGCCCTCTCCTTCCTCGCAAACAACGTCCTCGGCCAGTACGACCCACTCCTGCTCGCAGAGGAGTCGAAAGAGCAACTCGAGCACGGCCTCTACTTCGTTCACCCGAACATCGTCCGCGTGGCCGACATGCTCGACGCGCCCTTCCCGCGCTTCCGTCGCTGGATTGCCTTCCACGAGGTGGCCCACGCCGCCGAGTTCGGGGCCGCACCGTGGCTCTCTGACCACTTAGAAGCCCAGATGCGCGCGGGTATCGACGACCTCTCGTCTGGTACCATCAACCGCGAAGCGTTCACCGAACTGAACACCGCGATGACCGCCGTCGAGGGCTACGCCGAACTCATCATGGACCACGCCTTCGACGACGAGTACGAAGACCTCCGACGCAAACTCGACGAGCGCCGGAAAGGCGGCGGCCCCGTCGCTCAACTCGTCCGCCGGATGCTCGGCATGGGCATGAAACGCCGCCAGTACGAACTCGGCAAGGAGTTCTTCGAGATGGTGGCCGCGGTGCGCGACATCGAAACCGCCGCCCTCGTCTGGGAACAGCCAGCGAACCTCCCGACGAAAGACGAGTTGGAGAATCCGGCCCGCTGGATTGCGCGGGTTGCCTGA
- a CDS encoding zinc ribbon domain-containing protein, whose product MSQLEIPEFLDYASWSEALKDGTLLGQECADCGHQTAAPKAACVRCGSRDISTVELETTGEVYSESTIAVSPIGFDAGFQIAIVQLGEAKTVGRVSDDVEIGDTVTLSDVFEHEGQPSPVFESVEE is encoded by the coding sequence ATGAGCCAACTAGAAATCCCGGAATTCCTCGACTACGCAAGCTGGAGTGAAGCACTCAAAGACGGCACGCTACTCGGACAGGAGTGTGCCGACTGCGGCCACCAGACCGCCGCGCCGAAAGCCGCGTGCGTGCGCTGTGGCAGCCGCGACATCTCGACCGTCGAACTCGAAACCACGGGCGAAGTCTACTCAGAATCCACGATTGCCGTCTCGCCGATTGGCTTTGATGCCGGCTTCCAGATTGCGATTGTGCAACTCGGCGAGGCAAAAACCGTTGGCCGCGTCTCAGACGATGTCGAAATCGGCGACACCGTGACGCTCTCTGACGTGTTCGAGCACGAAGGCCAGCCGTCGCCGGTGTTCGAGTCCGTCGAAGAGTAA
- a CDS encoding thiolase domain-containing protein, with protein sequence MARASIVGAGMTKFGVHEATLPELFAEAALPALDDAGVEAGDIDAFYLGNAMGGQTENDTHLAPTLASHIGIAGVPCQRFEDACATSSNAFKHAVQDVESGLHDVVIVGGVERCTPETGLGTGEMTRIFASASHRQYEQPTGLTFPGVFALLTKRHMFEYGTTPEQLASVAVKNHAHGAHNPRAHFGRDIDVSDVLDSPIIADPFHLMDCCPFSDGASAVIVVSDDIADEFDAPVDVTGVGHGTDIVPLADKPDFPSTMSARRAAEQAYEQAGITADDVDFAEVHDCFTGAEVMASEALGLFEDGEGGPAAADGRTYIDGEMPINPSGGLKAKGHPIGATGTAQLVELVEQLRGDAGDRQIADVETGIAHNLGGDAGTTLVSVLEVRA encoded by the coding sequence ATGGCACGAGCAAGTATCGTGGGAGCCGGCATGACGAAGTTCGGCGTCCACGAAGCAACCTTACCAGAACTCTTCGCTGAAGCAGCCCTTCCAGCACTGGATGATGCCGGTGTCGAAGCCGGTGACATCGACGCATTCTACCTCGGCAATGCGATGGGCGGTCAGACCGAAAACGACACCCACCTCGCGCCGACACTCGCCTCGCACATCGGCATCGCGGGCGTGCCGTGTCAGCGCTTCGAGGACGCGTGTGCGACCTCTTCGAACGCGTTCAAACACGCCGTCCAAGACGTGGAGTCGGGCCTCCACGACGTGGTCATCGTCGGCGGGGTCGAGCGCTGTACGCCGGAAACCGGGCTTGGAACCGGCGAGATGACGCGCATTTTCGCCTCCGCCAGTCACCGCCAGTACGAACAGCCAACCGGCCTCACCTTCCCCGGCGTGTTCGCCCTCCTCACGAAGCGACACATGTTCGAGTACGGCACGACGCCGGAGCAACTCGCTTCCGTCGCAGTGAAAAATCACGCCCACGGCGCGCACAACCCGCGAGCGCACTTCGGCCGCGACATCGACGTTTCGGACGTCCTCGACTCGCCAATCATTGCAGACCCGTTCCATCTCATGGACTGCTGTCCCTTCTCGGACGGCGCGAGCGCGGTCATCGTCGTCTCAGACGACATCGCAGACGAGTTCGACGCCCCCGTGGACGTGACCGGCGTTGGCCACGGCACGGACATCGTCCCGCTCGCTGACAAACCGGACTTCCCGTCCACGATGTCGGCCCGTCGCGCCGCAGAGCAGGCCTACGAGCAGGCTGGCATCACGGCAGACGACGTTGACTTCGCGGAAGTCCACGACTGCTTTACCGGCGCGGAAGTCATGGCCTCGGAAGCACTCGGCCTGTTCGAAGACGGCGAGGGCGGCCCCGCGGCCGCCGACGGCCGAACCTACATCGACGGCGAGATGCCAATCAACCCGAGCGGCGGCCTCAAAGCGAAGGGCCACCCGATTGGCGCGACCGGCACAGCACAACTCGTCGAACTCGTCGAACAACTCCGCGGCGACGCGGGCGACCGACAGATTGCAGATGTGGAAACGGGCATCGCCCACAACCTCGGTGGCGACGCCGGCACCACGCTCGTCTCGGTCTTGGAGGTGCGCGCATGA
- a CDS encoding MFS transporter, with the protein MPIYAGVAALRGGLAYSALAVSLTIVAEKFTNMLAQPHTGRLSDRVGRAWFIFIGGGLYGLISLAVPFSPALGAWLGAPAAFPFLGPLSPAFLPLIALSGLLGVADSLREPASMALFADEGSEGGGVASSFGIRELVWRPGSVLAPIAAGLLWASFGIEWVFYLGGVAAISGVLTFAGILYATHGSQALSSW; encoded by the coding sequence ATTCCGATTTACGCGGGCGTCGCAGCGCTTCGCGGCGGCCTCGCCTACAGCGCCCTCGCCGTGAGCCTGACCATCGTTGCAGAGAAGTTCACCAACATGCTCGCCCAGCCACACACGGGACGGCTCTCAGACCGCGTGGGCCGCGCGTGGTTCATCTTTATCGGCGGCGGCCTCTACGGCCTCATCTCACTCGCCGTCCCGTTCTCACCCGCACTGGGCGCGTGGCTCGGCGCTCCCGCTGCGTTCCCGTTTCTCGGCCCACTGTCGCCCGCCTTCCTCCCGCTGATTGCGCTGAGTGGTCTCCTCGGGGTTGCGGACAGCCTCCGCGAACCGGCGAGCATGGCGCTGTTCGCAGACGAGGGGAGCGAGGGCGGTGGGGTGGCGTCCAGTTTCGGTATCCGCGAACTCGTCTGGCGACCGGGGAGCGTGCTGGCTCCGATTGCGGCAGGCCTGCTCTGGGCCAGTTTCGGCATCGAATGGGTGTTCTACCTCGGCGGCGTGGCGGCCATCTCGGGCGTGCTCACGTTCGCGGGGATTCTCTACGCCACCCACGGCTCACAGGCACTGAGCAGTTGGTAG
- a CDS encoding MFS transporter has protein sequence MTRDSLQFSALYLTRFAAGFGLVTLLTLLSEYIDLLNPSGFVLGMFVTSLTLAQAVAVLPLAYGGDRYDKRRILLASLLISIAAYVGFALVSSTGGFLLARGLQGLAITGTSLMALSLVGELAPDTERANYIGKANAWRFAAGILGTLSAGVLYEQYGFEVVFAVIVALLVPATLGVWLFLEPDETTGGDGFALTDLALNRRILTLTSFRAQYAVAVTLVRT, from the coding sequence GTGACCCGCGACTCCCTCCAGTTCTCCGCCCTCTATCTCACCCGCTTTGCCGCCGGATTCGGCCTCGTGACGCTGCTGACGCTGCTCTCTGAGTACATCGACCTGCTCAATCCCTCTGGATTCGTCCTTGGGATGTTCGTCACCTCGCTCACGCTTGCCCAAGCCGTTGCCGTGCTCCCACTCGCCTACGGCGGCGACCGCTACGACAAACGCCGCATTCTCCTCGCTAGCCTGCTCATCAGCATCGCGGCCTACGTCGGCTTCGCGCTGGTGTCTTCGACCGGCGGCTTCCTCCTCGCACGCGGCCTCCAAGGGCTCGCCATCACCGGAACCAGCCTGATGGCGCTCTCGCTCGTGGGCGAACTCGCCCCCGATACAGAGCGGGCGAACTACATCGGCAAGGCAAACGCGTGGCGATTTGCGGCGGGTATCCTCGGAACGCTCTCTGCGGGCGTGCTCTACGAACAGTACGGCTTCGAGGTTGTCTTTGCCGTCATCGTCGCACTGCTCGTCCCCGCCACGCTCGGCGTCTGGCTGTTTCTCGAACCGGACGAAACCACGGGTGGCGACGGATTTGCGCTCACCGACCTCGCGCTCAATCGGCGGATTCTCACGCTCACGAGCTTTCGCGCCCAGTATGCCGTCGCAGTGACGCTCGTCCGGACGTGA